TATGATCAACTCCTGCAAAAAATGAATCATTATTATACCCAGTCCAATGAGCTAGACAAGCGTGAACAGTGTCTCCATTTGCTTTATCAATGTAATCCTTATTCGGATCAGGTGGTTCAACAATTAATGCTTCACTATCGAGAGACTGGAAATCGGGGAGAAGCGATACGCATCTATCAGCAATTCGCTACGCTTTTAGATGAAGAACTAGGGATTGCCCCCGATCACACTACACAGGCGCTTTATCATACCATTACTTAGGTATCATAAACATAATTGTGGTCCCTTGATTTGGCGAACTGATAATTTGTAAGCCTTGACCATAGATTCTCTTGAGGCGCCTGTTTGTGTTCAGGATCCCGATTCCTCTTTCGCTCATGTTTTTTTCGTGAAGTACCTTCTGCACCTTCTCCTCATCCATCCCTACCCCATCATCCTTGATCGCAATCCTTGTACCATCAGCCTGGGTGGTGATGGAGATCCAGATGGTCCCGCCGCTGGGTCTTTTCAAAACACCATGACGAACTGCATTTTCTACGAGAGGTTGAATGGTGAGTGGAGGAATCTCCAGGACTAAATCGTCCTCTATTTCCCAATGTACTTGCAATCGTTCCCCAAAACGTTCCTGTTCAATATAGAGATAAGAGCGTACCAACTCAAGCTCATGCTCCAGTGGCACGAGACGCTGCAGGTTTTTTACATCAAAGCTACCTCGTAGATAATTACCAAATTTGTCGAGTAAGGTGACCATTCGTGATGTATCGATGGCACTGAGGGATGCGATGGTATTCAATGTATTGAAGAGAAAGTGTGGCTGAATCTGTGCTTGCAGCCAAGCAGCCTCCATGTGAAGCTGTTCAGTAATGGAATGTTTTAAGTCAATCAGCGCTTTCCCACGCGACTTCAGCTCTAGTGAATTGATGGGCTTCGTCACATAATCATTGATCCCCATGGCAAAACCAGGATACACATCCTCAGGATTATTTCTAGCAGTTAACAGTAGGATGGGGAGCTCTAGCTTGGAATAGCGCTTGCGAATACGACTTGTCAATTCATAGCCTGACATCTTGGGCATAATGGCATCAATAATTAGTAAATCCCAATCCATGATATCCAAGTAAGCCAGTGCTTCCTCACCGCTGGTTACCGTTACAACCTCATATGATTCAAGTAAAAAAAGTTTGCTAATCACCTTGAGCTGAACTGGATCATCACCTACGACGAGAATCGTATAATCTCTCTCTCGTAGCTCCGTTGGATTAGTAACTAGCTGATATAACGCCGCTTTATTAAGAATTCCTCCTCGTTCTGCTTGTTCTTCTAGTTCTATTTGTTCCTCTAATTCTTCCAGTTTGTCGACCTCAGATACCGCTTCTCCAGCTAACGGTAAGGTGAAGATAAATTCGATGCCTTGCTGGGGTAGAACATGGATCTGCAATATCCCACCATGCAATTGGATCAATTGCCTACTTACATTGAGACTCACTTCCAGTCCATCATCATTGGTTGTATGCCCGTCTCCTTGCTCATAGGCGCATAGAATTCGTTGCTGTGTTTCTTCATCAGTGTCGTGACCAGACACCTTGATGGATATGGTCGCCATCCCGTCATGATCTTCTGCTTCAACCACAATAAGGTTTGCATTCAGATATTTAATGGAGGTATGCAAAAGATTAAACAATACCTGAATAAGGCGCTTTTCATCTGCAAGTACATTAGGAAATAAATCGGGAACCTTTGAGACGAACTCTGTTGCCTTCCCATCAGTCAAAAATCTAAGAATATCAAACAGACTTGTTACTGCTGCTTGAACATTCATGCTCTTTGGCTGAAGATGGATGGTGCCTTCCTTTAAGCGTGTAAAATCGACGAGATCGTTTAAGACAAAAGCCATGCTTCGTTCAATATTGATCAGCAATTTTAGATTATTGCGGTGGTGCTCCGATAATGAGGTTTTCTCACTATCATG
Above is a genomic segment from Rubeoparvulum massiliense containing:
- a CDS encoding ATP-binding protein; its protein translation is MIHSLHSKLSHTLKPIAVIVLVFLILTAFRLLWLSYHFPPDQPFAERGILDLRGYELKEDQTITLNGEWEFIPGTFAEPHLVEPNFEEEGVFPSSIQWISVPTSNSAALPYQFGTYRLRILLNHDEDQTYGLRLATAKTASKLFINGNLLAQSGEVGEKRGEHRGEDIPYTVYFPVHDNEIQILLHVSNFDTAENVGIAKSIKFGIGKAILAEQEFQKTAIIFIIVVLLMYSLYTILVYLFVYRDKRLLLLAIGFLLPAMDELITYNKAVLTWLPLNYDWSVKLINLVYLGAALFFIQLMRTLLTKNNVTPIFRWYAIMYGLSAISIILLPITYLSRANLLFFGLYFISFLTVLVFTLREYFQNQAESFFLAFTAVSTTSGIIWGIIKGVAMIEIPFYPFDYLFAFLGFAAFWFKRFSLTRKQVNDLVEDLKKTNIEKDDFLETSAQKLWSPLNEMITIAQIIHDSEKTSLSEHHRNNLKLLINIERSMAFVLNDLVDFTRLKEGTIHLQPKSMNVQAAVTSLFDILRFLTDGKATEFVSKVPDLFPNVLADEKRLIQVLFNLLHTSIKYLNANLIVVEAEDHDGMATISIKVSGHDTDEETQQRILCAYEQGDGHTTNDDGLEVSLNVSRQLIQLHGGILQIHVLPQQGIEFIFTLPLAGEAVSEVDKLEELEEQIELEEQAERGGILNKAALYQLVTNPTELRERDYTILVVGDDPVQLKVISKLFLLESYEVVTVTSGEEALAYLDIMDWDLLIIDAIMPKMSGYELTSRIRKRYSKLELPILLLTARNNPEDVYPGFAMGINDYVTKPINSLELKSRGKALIDLKHSITEQLHMEAAWLQAQIQPHFLFNTLNTIASLSAIDTSRMVTLLDKFGNYLRGSFDVKNLQRLVPLEHELELVRSYLYIEQERFGERLQVHWEIEDDLVLEIPPLTIQPLVENAVRHGVLKRPSGGTIWISITTQADGTRIAIKDDGVGMDEEKVQKVLHEKNMSERGIGILNTNRRLKRIYGQGLQIISSPNQGTTIMFMIPK